A single Halarcobacter anaerophilus DNA region contains:
- a CDS encoding NifU family protein, translating to MKKEDLEHYLRLEYPFECYSGEHEVGDAYLVQFTDFDIKASSEDYEEAVTLAHEYLAQHIVSELKNGRELPNPGEGIEFMKHREALAAYKKKDFETAFKIWEEEAKVKNDRAMANLGLMYLKGEGVNKDYAKAKEWFDEASKYDNDSANFNLALMYQTKIGVEEDLEKAKEYFRRAVRKNHTQAAFRLALLLLKDRNNLDEVKEGFDCMIKAASKGHAMANIQLTGMDKPFEENCELNEHFRAQTKEKQLEIINDALDRFIRPILLKDGGNVVLVDFINEPELELRLAYQGACVGCSIASTGTYSMIADTMQKVIDSRVRIFIL from the coding sequence ATGAAAAAAGAAGATTTGGAACATTATCTCCGTCTTGAATATCCTTTTGAGTGTTACAGCGGAGAGCATGAAGTAGGCGATGCCTATTTAGTTCAATTTACCGATTTTGATATTAAAGCCTCTAGTGAAGATTATGAAGAGGCTGTAACGCTTGCCCATGAGTATTTGGCACAGCATATTGTAAGTGAGTTAAAAAACGGAAGAGAACTTCCAAATCCAGGTGAAGGAATAGAATTTATGAAACATAGAGAAGCATTAGCGGCATATAAGAAGAAAGATTTTGAAACAGCTTTTAAAATTTGGGAAGAAGAAGCCAAAGTCAAAAATGACAGGGCAATGGCAAATCTTGGACTAATGTACTTAAAAGGTGAAGGTGTAAATAAAGATTATGCCAAAGCTAAAGAGTGGTTTGATGAAGCCAGCAAATATGATAATGACTCTGCTAATTTTAATTTGGCTTTAATGTATCAAACAAAAATCGGAGTAGAAGAGGATCTTGAAAAAGCTAAAGAGTATTTTAGACGTGCAGTTAGAAAAAATCATACACAAGCTGCTTTTAGACTAGCTCTTCTTCTTTTAAAAGATAGAAACAATCTTGATGAGGTAAAAGAGGGTTTTGATTGTATGATTAAAGCTGCTTCAAAAGGTCATGCAATGGCAAATATCCAACTTACGGGGATGGATAAACCTTTTGAAGAAAATTGTGAGTTAAATGAACACTTTAGGGCACAAACAAAAGAGAAACAACTAGAGATAATAAATGATGCTTTAGATAGATTTATCAGACCGATTTTATTAAAAGACGGCGGTAATGTTGTTTTAGTAGATTTTATAAATGAACCGGAATTGGAGTTAAGACTTGCTTACCAAGGTGCATGTGTCGGTTGTTCTATCGCTTCAACGGGAACCTATTCAATGATAGCAGATACTATGCAAAAAGTAATAGATTCAAGAGTAAGGATATTTATCCTATGA
- a CDS encoding NifB/NifX family molybdenum-iron cluster-binding protein, with protein MRIAFASKDNIHVNEHFGWCKEFYIYEIDKDSFSFIKSVDSSIEIDDEIDKLTYKIECIEDSDILYVQQIGPKASMMVKSAKVFPMQASKENEKIEDVLNKLIKMQENPPIWMRRLIVK; from the coding sequence ATGAGAATTGCATTTGCTTCCAAAGATAATATCCATGTAAATGAGCATTTTGGATGGTGTAAAGAGTTTTATATTTATGAAATAGATAAAGACTCTTTCTCTTTTATCAAATCTGTAGACTCTTCAATAGAGATTGACGATGAGATTGATAAATTAACATATAAAATTGAGTGTATTGAAGATAGTGATATTTTATATGTACAGCAAATCGGTCCAAAAGCTTCAATGATGGTAAAATCGGCAAAAGTTTTTCCCATGCAGGCAAGCAAAGAGAATGAAAAAATAGAGGATGTATTAAACAAATTGATAAAAATGCAGGAAAATCCTCCAATCTGGATGAGAAGGTTAATAGTAAAATAA